Genomic DNA from Lagenorhynchus albirostris chromosome 9, mLagAlb1.1, whole genome shotgun sequence:
CTGAATCCAGTCTGCCCTATCATGAGACCTGTGCTCTTTTCTACAGTTCTCCTCCCAACAGTTCTACTTCATGCCTGCTGGAAACCACAGAGGGTCTGCAGTGATGTGAAGCAGCCATTTTCTGAGTGTTTTCAAACTCACATACAAgtctcttcttcctttcattttttcgtttgtttgtttgtttaactctGTTTCCAACTTTGCTTTCTGGGACTATGTTCCTGGAATTAAGTCTGGGTACAGTGGCACAATTTGGACATTAGATATCACCTGAGAGCCTTTCACTGAGCAAATTCTCTTCAAAACAGAATTGGAAATTTCAAAGAAGCATGAAGTGTCTTTAGGTTTCCAAAATCTATAGAAAATATTAAGTGAAGTTCAACGGATGTTTTTACCTTAAGTTATacagggaccaaaaaaaaaaaaaaaaaaagaatgagtaagaAGGAATTGAGAATTCTTCTAGCCTTACcatccttcctcttttctccttcctcctctacaGCCACATTTCTATCAGCTGCCCCTGTAGCCTCTGCCCGAACTATCAGGGCAGCCTGTTATCTCCTGGCTGTCCCTAAAATGAGGATTTTCCCTGGAACTTTAACTCTCATGCACTATGCCTACTGCATCACTTAAAGCAAGTCACCTCACTCCATTCAGCCTCTGTGTCCGTTCCTGTAATATGAGTAATAAACCCTGAATCGCTAAGTTGTTGTGTGACTTAAATAATATAACCTGacatagcagtgttattcacaatagccaaaagatggaagccaCCCAAgcatccactgacagatgaatggataatcaaAATGTATACCcagacactggaatattattcagccttaaagaggaaggaaatcctgttacatgctacaacatggatgaacctagaggacattacgttaagtaaaagaaaccagtcacgaagggacaaatagtgtatgattccacttacatgaggcacctaaaatagtcaaactcacagaaacagaacggtggttgccagggtctgaggggagggaatgggaaattattgtttaatgggtacagagttttagtcTGGCAAGATGAAGAAAGTTCTGTGCATGGGTGGTGGTAATGGttatacaacaatgtgaatgtattgaatgacactgaactatacacttaaaattggttaagatggtaaatgttatgtgtatttttccaCAACTTTAATAATACTAATATAACAGCCAGAGAAAATCCCTAGCTCAGTGATAAGTGCACAGTtggtgctgaataaataaatgtcaagtCCCTTCTTACCACTCACTGATGTGATGCCACCTTGGGGTAATGCGAAAAAAATCTCTCTCCCCCTGATATTAAAAGAATATCaagtttcctgggcttccctagtggcgcagtggttgagagtccgcctgccgaggcaggggacacgggttcgtgccccagtccgggaagatcccacatgccgcggagcggctgggcccgtgagccatggccgctgagcctgcgcgtccggagcctgtgctccgcaacgggagaggccacaacagtgagaggcccgcgtaccgcaaaaaaaaaaaaaaagaaaaagaaaaagaatatcaaGTCTCCTGAAAAGGAATGGTTTGGGGAAGTAGGAAACAGAAGGTGGCCTTTGCGGGAGAGCTCCGGGCACTCCTGTCCATCCAAACCTCCTTAAAAGCCGCTCCTGCACGCGGACACACCACTTAGGCGTGGGGTGATGATCAGTGTCAGATAAAGCAGCATGACTCCTCCACGCAGCAGATAACGATATTTTACTCTCTTAGACAGTGAGGACACGAGAGGGAGCGCAAAGCAAGGACTAAATGCTGCGGAGGTTTCACTCAGCCCCAGCCTCCAAAAAGCCCCCGCCCACGGTTCCCGTCGCAGGCCGCACCTcaacccctcctccttcctcctccctttgccccgcccactcacctcctgctccgCCCCCCTCCCTTTCAGACGGGTCTTTGACAGGAAATCGAAAGTGAAACAGGGAGCCGGCTACTACCTGCTGAGGTCTTTGAAAAGGTGAGTGAATTTGGCTAGACGGAGGTACCCCAGCCCTGCCTTGGGgacctctctccccttccccagatCTGAAGAGCCCCTTCCTAAGCAGTTCCCACCCCTAGAGCCTTCGATCTCAGTTTTCCCTTCGCAGCAGGTCTCCCTCAACCCTAACCCAGCAGTTCTTCCCCTGCTGCCTGGGTGGAGGCTGGGCTGCGAACCTGACTTCCAAGAATGAACTCGGGCTGCCCTGCTGCCGGCACCTGAGCTGGGATGAAGGACCCAGGGAAACTGGGAGAACTAGGATGGCAACCTAGTTCGGAGGGTGGTCCAGGGGAGCCCGGTGTGGGGTGGTTCTGCAATCCCTGAGACTCCTATCCCCAAAAGGCCCCCTCTGGAGGTGAGAGGGACAGGGTTGCTTAGAATGTTAGAAACGTACGGGTCTATGCCCTGGAAGAAACGAAGACAGGTGCCAGGTTCAGAGTAGCTGAGAGAAGAGCCCAGGGAGTGCTCAACCAACCacacatttgtgtgtatgtgtgtgtatacacatatgtatatacatatacacatatacatatgtgcacatgcagatatatatacatacttatgagaatatataagaataaatataaatattcttatatatattcatattacagatatatagatagtTCCTGCCATTATTGCAAAACTTAATGAAGATCTATGTGAAGTATGTAGCACCTGGCACATGGAAGGTGCATGGTAAATGGTCGCTACTATTAGGATTAGCTCTCAACGGAGTCGAAGACCAGTGGCCTGAGATGGAAGATGAACAGGTAAAGCCTGAGCACTGAGGGCTTAAGAAGGGATGGACATGATGAAAGTCAAATTGTAAGCAGCAGTATCTCAGGTTCTCAACAATTTTTGCTATCTCTTTTGgggactcagtttccccttctgtctgACTGGATCAGTGAACCAGACTATGGAGGAGAAGCTCTTGTTATTCAGgttgagtttcttttcttttcttgttttcaccCCCTCCAGCTCACTCTCCCTGGTGGTTTCCCTTGAATTGTCTTGCTTTTCTCACACAGCTCTTCtcatctcctcctttcctcttcttctctcccaCTAGGCTACTGGAAGATCTCCCCAGTGGTGCTTAATAGGAACATTACCCCTATGGCCTCAGCAGTGCCCTTGACAATGATGTGGGAGGAGGTCACGTGCTCTATCTGCCTGGATCCCATGGTGGAGCCCATGAGCATCGAATGTGGTCACAGCTTCTGCCAGGAATGCATCTCTGAGGTTGGGAAAACTGGGGGCAGCGTCTGTCCTGTGTGCCGGCACCGCTTCCTGCTCCGGAACCTCCGGCCCAATCGACAGGTGGCCAACATGGTGGAGAATCTTAGAAAAATCAGCCAGGATGCCAAGGAGGGCACACAAGGGGAGCTGTGTGTGGTGCACAGAGAGAAACTTCACCTATTTTGTAAGGAAGATGGGAAGGCCCTTTGCTGGGTGTGTTCCCAGTCCCAGAAACACCGTGACCACCCCATGGTCCCTATTGAGGAAGCAGCTCAGGAGTACCAGGTGAGGCCTTAGCATGGAGGCACGAACGGGTAGAAAGCAGATAGGGCCTTGATGACTGCTTTGTTCCCCAGGGCTGGGAATGGGAGAGAGTCACCTGTGGAGTTGAGGGGATGGGGAAAGGATGGGGGTCTCCTGCCTTCTGTGCCTTATTTAAGGGGAGAATTGCAAGCTCAGCACAATTTTCTCATTCCCCAGGAGCAGGGTATATGCTATGGGAAAATGCTGCATGGATCATGTTTCCCTGTGGCCTCCTGGTTAATTAAGAATGAGTAGTGCCCCCATCCCTACTACCCCACCAGTGTGGCTCTATTTTGTAAGAAACATCAGGCTTTTTCCAAAGTCTTCCCATCCACAGAATTCCTACCCCAAACAGACTCTAGTTCTTGCTCATCCTCTGCACTCAGACTTTTCTAAGAATCAGTATGATCTTCCCCCACCTCATGCCACCACATCTTACTTCTTGATCTGAGTGGGCATTAACCTGCTATCTTTCTCTGCAGGAGAAGCTCCAGGTGGCACTACAGAAACTAAGAAACAAGCAGAGGTTGACTGAGAAGTTGGAAGTGGATGTTGCAAAGAAGAAAGCAGCCTGGAAGGCAAGAGTCATGTCCTGAAGGGAATCTTAGATCAGAAGCCTGGGGAGGGTCCAGGGTCCTGGACTCAAGAGAGCCCTAACCATAGCTATGCCAGTCCCTATATCTCACTCCCCAAGAACCAGCTGTCCCCTAGGTCTCCTGAGGGAGGGAAATAAAAAAGGGTGGAGTTCAAAGAGAGCTCCCAATCAGATGGAGAGTCTTAAGAGAAGCTGCTGAGGGACAAGACACACCCTGAAGCTCCTTCTCCTTGAGCCCAGTCTCTGGAGATGACAGCACAGAGCCTCAGTGTCTGGGACGGAGGAATCCCAGGAGAGATACCAATGACTTGGCCCGTCGGGAAATGACACGGGCTGTGAGGAACAGGCTTAAGGGAACCATCAAGGTCTAAGGTAGGAAAAACAGTCTGACCAGTTGGTTGCTTGACCATGTCCAGATCACTGGTCCAAGTGTAATGGAGAGCTACAGCTTGTTCTGCACCAGGAATTAGGAGGCGGGGCATGCCAGGGActagaagggaggggaaggagctcATGGCCAGGagatcccagaagaggaagatttGGGACCGGGGAAGGGTGAGTCAGGCTGTGGTGGCAAAAGGGGTCATCCTGTGTCATCGAGTGACCCTCCAGTTACAAGCAGGAGAGAGCAAGCCAAGAATATCCCAAAGACTCCTTTTCCCCAGAACTTAGGAACGGGGTTGTGAGCCTGTCTTTGCGAGGTTGTTGGCAGTGGGGCCAGATGTTACTCCCTCAGTTACTCACTGAGATATGAAGACCAAGGGGCATGTTTGGGTGGCGATTTGAAGGAGGTTGAGGAAATCTCCGATACCATAGGCGGATGCCGCTGTGGTTGCAGGGCAGCCATGGTGCACCCCCAGCAGCCCTGTTCCCCTCTTAGTCCCAGGAGCCtcagccccccacctccccagcaaaACTGtagatgtgtgtgtttattcccAGACAGAGCCAGAGTGGTGAGTCTTCCAGGAATAGAAATAGATATGGGCACTTCCATTCCCAAAGCTTaggagactgtgattaaaaaaaaaaaaaaccacctcttttctttccattgaCACCAAAGGGGAAGGTTGAGGGACACAAATTGAGGATTCACAAAGAGTTTGTAAGACAGAAAAACTTCCTGGCTGAAGAGGAGCAGAGGCAActgcagaagctggaggaggatGAGAGGGAACAGCTGAGAGTCCTGGGGGCCACCGAGGCCAGCCTGGCCCAGCAGAGCCAGGCCCTGCAGGAGCTGATCTCAGAACTAGACAGGAGGAGTCGGGGCTCAGCGCTGGAACTGCTGCAGGTGAGGCCTGAGGACGGGCTCCCCTCTGAGATTCAAGGAGTAATTGAAAAAAGCCAGAGCTCTTCAGGGCTACCTTCAGAGCACACAGAGACTTGGTCCCTGgagttttcttaaataaaacaaactggAATTCAGACCCATGAGTGGTTTGCATTCAAGGCATGGAAAGGTACAAATTTAGGTGGGAATATTCCATGCAGCAATTAAAAGAAATGGACATCTCTGCTAAGTGCCTGCTCTAATACATACCAGATTCATGACCTTGAGAAAGTACCTTAATCTTTCTGAGGATCAGGTTTCTCATATGTTAAATGGATATTAGAGTATTACATATCTCAGAGAGACAGTAgaccagccccagccctgccaccaaTTCTCTCTGTTACCCTAAGttgtcattttcctttcctaGACCTAATTTCTCCATTTGTGAAacaagggggagggagtgggcTAAATAACAGGGGTTCCCCAGGCTTTAGTCATAAATTTATCGTCTTTACACTTTCTGCTACTTCTGTGAACTACCCAAATGATTTGAGcatgttacttttttctttaaattgtctCACTCTTTTACCTgaataaatttagtttaaaaggAAATTTGTCCTCAAAGACAGATAtcatgatatcaattatatgtggaatctaaaaaaataatacaaaggaacttattttacaaaacagaaacagactcacagacataaaaaacagacttatggttaccaagggggaaagggggtgggagatAAATTAGAGGTTTGGGactaacagatatacactactgtatataaaatagataaataacaaggacctactgaatagcacagggaactgtattcaatatcttgcaataatctataatggaaaagaatctg
This window encodes:
- the TRIM21 gene encoding E3 ubiquitin-protein ligase TRIM21 — translated: MASAVPLTMMWEEVTCSICLDPMVEPMSIECGHSFCQECISEVGKTGGSVCPVCRHRFLLRNLRPNRQVANMVENLRKISQDAKEGTQGELCVVHREKLHLFCKEDGKALCWVCSQSQKHRDHPMVPIEEAAQEYQEKLQVALQKLRNKQRLTEKLEVDVAKKKAAWKGKVEGHKLRIHKEFVRQKNFLAEEEQRQLQKLEEDEREQLRVLGATEASLAQQSQALQELISELDRRSRGSALELLQEVKSVLERSESWNLKELDITSPDLRNVCYVPGVKKMLRTCGVHVTLDPQTANAWLILSENRRQVRLGDTQQEVPENEERFDTYPMVLGTQRFDSGKVYWEVDVTGKEAWDLGVCRDSVKRKGQFLLSPDNGFWTIWLWNKQNYEAGTCPQTPLHLQVPPRRVGIFLDYEASTVSFYNITDHGSLMYTFSECAFTGPLRPFFNPGFNDRGRNAAPLTLCPLTMGW